In Heterodontus francisci isolate sHetFra1 unplaced genomic scaffold, sHetFra1.hap1 HAP1_SCAFFOLD_75, whole genome shotgun sequence, a single genomic region encodes these proteins:
- the LOC137364738 gene encoding histone H2A-like, producing MSGRGKTSGKARAKAKSHSSRAGLQFPVGRVHRLLRKGNYAERVGAGDPVYLAAVLEDLTAEILELAGNAARDNKKTRIIPRHLQLPVRNDEELNKLLGGVTIAQGGVLPNIQALLLPK from the coding sequence atgtctggaagaggaaagaccagcgggaaagctcgggccaaggccaagtctcactcctcccgggctggactgcagttcccggtgggccgtgttcataggctcctgagaaagggcaactatgctgagcgtgtgggtgccggagacccggtctatctggctgctgtgctcgaggatctgaccgctgaaatcctcgagctggccggcaacgcggcccgggacaacaagaagacccgcatcatccccagacacctgcaactgcccgtccgcaacgacgaggagctcaacaagctgctgggaggggtgaccatcgctcagggcggggtgctgcctaatatccaggccttgctgctgcccaag